The following proteins come from a genomic window of Sorghum bicolor cultivar BTx623 chromosome 3, Sorghum_bicolor_NCBIv3, whole genome shotgun sequence:
- the LOC8054361 gene encoding ATP synthase subunit epsilon, mitochondrial encodes MSATTAAVPFWRAAGMTYIGYSNICAALVRNCLKEPFKSEAASREKVHFSISKWADGKQEKPTVRTEDE; translated from the exons ATGTCGGCGACCACGGCGGCCGTGCCCTTCTGGCGGGCAGCGGGGATGACCTACATAGGATACTCCAACATCTGCGCTGCGCTGGTCCGGAACTGCCTCAAGGAGCCCTTCAAGTCCGAGGCCGCGTCCCGCGAGAAGGTCCATTTCTCCATCTCCAAGTGGGCGGACGGCAAGCAAGAGAAGCCCA CTGTCCGCACAGAAGATGAataa
- the LOC8083774 gene encoding ABC transporter G family member 36, which translates to MDAAGDIQKVASMRRGGSGSVWRRGDDVFSRSSREEDDEEALRWAALEKLPTYDRVRRAIVPLDGDEAAGGKGLVDVDVLSLGPRERRALLERLVRVADEDNERFLLKLKDRIDRVGIDMPTIEVRFQNLEAEAEVRVGSSGLPTVLNSVVNTVEEAANALHILPSRKRIMPILHDVSGIIKPRRLTLLLGPPGSGKTSLLLALAGRLDKDLKFSGKVTYNGHEMTEFVPERTAAYISQHDLHIGEMTVRETLAFSARCQGVGSGFDMLTELSRREKAANIKPDADIDAFMKAYAMGGQDANVVTDYILKILGLEICADTMVGDEMLRGISGGQRKRVTTGEMLVGPARALFMDEISTGLDSSTTFQIVNSLRQSIHILGGTAVISLLQPAPETYNLFDDIILLSDGQVVYQGPREEVPEFFESVGFRCPERKGVADFLQEVTSKKDQKQYWVRPDEPYRFVSVKEFATAFKSFHTGRAIANELAVPFDKSKSHPAALTTTRYGVSGKELLKANIDREILLMKRNSFVYTFRTFQLILNSIITMTLFFRTKMKHDTVNDGGLYMGAVFFGVVLIMFNGMSELSLTVFKLPVFFKQRDLLFFPAWSYTLPSWIVKVPITFIEVGGYVFLTYYVIGFDPNVSRFFKQYLLLLAVNQMAAALFRFISGASRNMIVANVSASFMLLVVMVLGGFILQKDKIRKWWIWGYWISPMMYAQNAISVNEMLGHSWDKILNSTASNETLGVQSLKSRAVFTEAKWYWIGFGAMVGFTILFNALFTLALTYLKPYGNSRPSVSEEQLQEKHANIKGEVLDANHLVSAFSHRSTDVNTETDLAIMEDDSASSKKGMILPFDPLSLTFDNIKYSVDMPQEMKAQGVQEDRLELLKGVSGSFRPGVLTALMGVSGAGKTTLMDVLAGRKTGGYIEGDIRISGYPKKQETFARVSGYCEQNDIHSPQVTVYESLLFSAWLRLPKDVDSNKRKIFIEEVMELVELKPLRNALVGLPGVNGLSTEQRKRLTIAVELVANPSIIFMDEPTSGLDARAAAIVMRTVRNTVDTGRTVVCTIHQPSIDIFEAFDELFLMKRGGEEIYAGPLGHHSSELINYFEAIQGVSKIKDGYNPATWMLEVTTTSQEQILGLDFSDMYKKSELYQRNKALIKELSQPAPGSSDLHFPSKYAQSSITQCVACLWKQNMSYWRNPPYNTVRFFFTTIIALLLGTIFWDLGGKVSTQQDLMNAMGSMYSAVLFIGIMNCTSVQPVVAVERTVFYRERAAGMYSAFPYAFGQVVIELPYALVQDILYGVIVYSMIGFEWTAAKFFWYLFFGYFTLLYFTFYGMMTVGLTPNYHIASIVSSAFYALWNLFSGFIIPRPKTPIWWRWYCWICPVAWTLYGLVVSQFGDIMTPMDDNRPVKVFVEDYFDFKHSWLGWVAAVVVAFTVLFATLFAFAIMKLNFQKR; encoded by the exons atggacgcggcgGGGGACATTCAGAAGGTGGCGAGTATGCGGCGCGGGGGCAGCGGCTCCGTGTGGCGGCGCGGCGACGACGTGTTCTCGCGGTCGTCcagggaggaggacgacgaggaggcgcTCCGCTGGGCCGCGCTGGAGAAGCTGCCCACCTACGACCGCGTCCGACGCGCCATCGTCCCGCTCGACGGCGACGAGGCGGCCGGCGGGAAGGGGCTCGTGGACGTCGACGTGCTCAGCCTCGGTCCGCGCGAGAGGCGGGCGCTGCTGGAGCGCCTCGTCCGCGTCGCCGACGAGGACAACGAGCGATTCCTGCTCAAGCTCAAGGACCGCATCGACAG GGTTGGGATCGACATGCCCACGATCGAGGTGCGGTTCCAGAACcttgaggcggaggcggaggtgcGCGTCGGCAGCAGCGGCCTGCCCACCGTCCTCAACTCCGTCGTCAACACGGTCGAG GAAGCGGCGAACGCGCTGCACATACTGCCCAGTAGGAAGCGGATCATGCCCATTCTCCACGACGTCAGCGGAATCATCAAGCCTCGCAG GTTGACACTTCTGTTAGGTCCGCCTGGATCAGGCAAGACCAGTTTGTTGCTCGCCTTGGCTGGAAGGCTTGACAAAGACCTCAAG TTTTCAGGCAAAGTGACCTACAATGGTCACGAGATGACGGAGTTTGTTCCAGAGAGGACAGCCGCATACATCAGCCAGCATGACCTCCACATAGGAGAGATGACTGTGAGAGAGACACTTGCATTCTCTGCACGCTGCCAGGGTGTTGGCTCCGGTTTTG ACATGCTGACTGAGCTGTCAAGGCGAGAGAAGGCGGCCAATATCAAGCCTGATGCTGATATTGATGCATTCATGAAG GCGTATGCAATGGGTGGGCAAGATGCCAATGTGGTCACTGACTATATTCTGAAG ATATTAGGACTAGAGATATGTGCGGACACAATGGTAGGGGATGAGATGCTCAGGGGCATATCTGGTGGACAACGGAAGCGTGTTACAACTG GTGAGATGCTGGTTGGGCCAGCCAGGGCGCTTTTCATGGACGAGATCTCAACTGGGCTTGATAGCTCTACTACATTCCAAATTGTGAATTCACTCAGGCAGTCCATTCACATCCTTGGTGGCACAGCTGTTATCTCCCTACTGCAGCCGGCACCAGAGACTTATAACTTGTTTGATGACATCATACTCCTCTCAGATGGTCAGGTGGTCTACCAGGGCCCCCGAGAAGAAGTGCCTGAGTTTTTCGAGTCAGTAGGTTTCAGATGCCCTGAGAGAAAGGGTGTCGCTGACTTCCTGCAAGAA GTGACTTCGAAAAAAGATCAGAAACAGTATTGGGTGCGACCTGATGAGCCCTACAGGTTTGTATCTGTGAAGGAATTTGCGACTGCATTTAAGTCATTCCACACAGGGAGAGCTATAGCAAATGAGCTTGCGGTTCCGTTTGACAAGAGCAAAAGCCACCCAGCCGCACTAACCACCACAAGGTATGGTGTGAGTGGCAAGGAGCTGCTCAAAGCAAACATAGACCGGGAGATCCTTCTCATGAAGAGGAACTCTTTTGTCTACACATTCAGAACCTTCCAG CTGATTCTGAATTCGATCATTACAATGACTCTCTTCTTCCGTACGAAGATGAAGCATGACACGGTGAATGACGGGGGTCTCTACATGGGTGCAGTCTTCTTTGGTGTGGTTCTGATCATGTTCAATGGCATGTCTGAGTTGTCGCTTACTGTCTTCAAGCTGCCTGTATTCTTCAAGCAGAGGGATCTCCTTTTCTTTCCTGCATGGTCCTACACTCTACCCTCATGGATCGTCAAGGTACCCATCACATTTATCGAGGTTGGCGGCTATGTATTCTTGACATATTATGTCATTGGGTTCGACCCAAATGTCAGCAG attcttcaagcaatatctgcTTCTGTTAGCAGTCAATCAGATGGCAGCGGCACTCTTCCGGTTTATTAGTGGGGCATCGAGGAACATGATTGTTGCTAATGTCTCTGCATCGTTCATGTTGCTGGTTGTCATGGTGTTGGGAGGATTTATTCTACAAAAAG ATAAAATTAGGAAATGGTGGATCTGGGGCTACTGGATCTCCCCAATGATGTATGCACAAAATGCCATTTCAGTGAATGAGATGTTGGGTCACAGCTGGGACAAAATATTGAATAGCACTGCCTCCAACGAGACCCTAGGTGTGCAAAGCCTCAAGTCTCGTGCAGTATTCACAGAAGCAAAGTGGTACTGGATTGGCTTTGGTGCTATGGTTGGGTTCACCATACTCTTCAACGCTCTCTTCACTCTTGCCCTTACATACCTTAAGC CATATGGCAACTCCCGGCCATCTGTATCCGAAGAGCAGCTGCAGGAGAAGCATGCCAACATAAAAGGGGAGGTTCTGGATGCTAATCACTTGGTATCAGCATTCAGTCATCGATCCACAGATGTCAACACTGAAACTGATTTAGCAATCATGGAAGATGATTCTGCCTCGAGTAAAAAGGGAATGATCCTCCCATTTGACCCGCTCTCGCTCACCTTTGACAACATCAAATACTCTGTTGACATGCCACAG GAAATGAAAGCACAAGGTGTACAAGAAGATCGTTTGGAGCTCCTCAAAGGTGTCAGTGGGTCTTTTAGGCCTGGTGTGCTGACCGCACTGATGGGCGTCAGCGGTGCAGGAAAAACTACTTTGATGGATGTGTTAGCTGGAAGAAAGACAGGAGGGTACATTGAAGGAGACATCCGCATTTCAGGATACCCAAAGAAACAAGAGACCTTTGCACGTGTATCAGGTTACTGTGAACAAAATGATATCCACTCGCCGCAGGTGACAGTCTATGAGTCCCTGCTTTTCTCAGCATGGCTCCGGCTTCCCAAGGACGTCGATTCAAACAAAAGAAAG ATCTTCATTGAGGAGGTGATGGAGCTTGTGGAGCTCAAACCACTGAGAAATGCTTTGGTTGGACTTCCTGGAGTGAATGGTCTGTCAACTGAGCAGAGGAAAAGGCTTACCATTGCTGTGGAACTTGTTGCAAATCCGTCAATCATCTTTATGGATGAGCCAACCTCAGGGCTTGATGCCCGAGCAGCTGCAATTGTGATGCGGACGGTGAGGAACACTGTTGATACTGGTAGAACTGTGGTCTGCACGATACATCAGCCTAGCATTGACATATTTGAAGCATTTGATGAG CTTTTCCTTATGAAGCGTGGTGGAGAAGAGATCTATGCTGGTCCACTTGGACATCATTCTTCAGAGCTAATCAACTATTTCGAG GCGATTCAAGGGGTCAGTAAAATTAAAGATGGTTACAATCCAGCAACATGGATGCTGGAAGTGACCACAACTTCTCAGGAACAGATTCTAGGTCTTGATTTCAGTGATATGTACAAGAAATCTGAACTCTACCA GAGGAACAAGGCGTTGATAAAGGAATTAAGCCAACCAGCGCCAGGTTCAAGTGACCTGCATTTCCCTAGCAAGTACGCACAGTCTTCCATTACACAATGTGTGGCTTGCCTGTGGAAACAGAACATGTCATACTGGAGGAACCCTCCTTACAATACTGTTAGGTTCTTTTTCACTACCATCATTGCTCTCCTCCTTGGCACCATCTTTTGGGACCTAGGCGGCAAAGT GTCTACACAACAAGATTTGATGAATGCCATGGGATCAATGTACTCTGCAGTGCTGTTCATCGGGATCATGAATTGTACCTCAGTTCAGCCAGTGGTGGCTGTGGAGCGGACAGTCTTTTACCGTGAAAGAGCTGCTGGCATGTACTCAGCTTTCCCATATGCGTTTGGCCAG GTTGTCATTGAGCTCCCATACGCACTGGTTCAGGATATTCTATACGGTGTCATTGTGTACTCCATGATCGGGTTCGAGTGGACGGCTGCCAAGTTCTTCTGGTACCTTTTCTTTGGGTACTTCACGCTGCTCTACTTCACATTCTACGGCATGATGACTGTCGGGCTGACACCTAACTACCACATCgcctcgatcgtctcctcggcATTCTACGCCCTTTGGAACCTCTTCTCCGGGTTCATCATCCCCCGACCG AAAACACCGATCTGGTGGAGGTGGTACTGCTGGATATGCCCCGTGGCGTGGACGTTGTACGGGCTGGTGGTGTCACAGTTCGGTGACATCATGACTCCGATGGATGACAACAGGCCCGTGAAGGTGTTTGTCGAGGACTACTTCGACTTCAAGCACAGCTGGCTGGGTTGGGTGGCCGCCGTGGTCGTGGCATTCACGGTGCTTTTTGCGACCCTGTTTGCCTTTGCCATCATGAAGCTTAACTTCCAGAAGAGATAA
- the LOC8054360 gene encoding ABC transporter G family member 35, translating into MDAAAELQKVASMRRDSGGSRSGSSAWWRAPDAFSRSSSRMEEDDEEALRWAALERLPTCDRVRRAILPLGGNGDGHGHGGGDAATQVVDVLGLGPRERRALLERLVRVADEDNERFLLKLKERVERVGIDMPTIEVRFKHLRAEADVRVGTSGLPTVLNSITNKLEEVANALHVRRSRKQAMPILHDVSGIVKPRRMTLLLGPPGSGKTTLLLALAGRLDKDLKVSGKVTYNGHEMDEFVPERTAAYISQHDLHIGEMTVRETLEFSARCQGVGTRFDMLTELSRREKVGNIKPDADIDAFMKACAMRGQEANVISDYILKILGLEICADTMVGDDMLRGISGGQRKRVTTGEMLVGPANALFMDEISTGLDSSTTFQIIKSLRQAIHILGGTALISLLQPAPETYDLFDDIILLSDGQIVYQGPRESVLEFFLSLGFKCPERKGVADFLQEVTSRKDQKQYWVWHDKPYRYVSVKEFATAFQCFHVGRAIANELAIPFDKSKNHPAALTTSKYGVSAWELFKANIDREMLLMKRNSFVYIFRTLQLMTVSIIAMTLFFRTKMHRDSVTDGGIYLGALFFAVIMIMFNGLSELALTIIKLPVFFKQRDLLFFPAWAYTIPTWILKIPISFVEVGGFVFMAYYVIGIDPNVGRFFKQYLLLLALNQMAASLFRFVGGAARNMIVANVFGSFMLLIFMVLGGFILVRDKVKKWWIWGYWISPLMYAQNAISVNEMLGHSWDKILNSSVSYETLGVQSLKSRGVFPEAKWYWIGLGALLGFVMLFNCLFTLALAYLKPYGKSHPSISEEELNEKYANLNGNVVAEDNLPPGSSYLAAVDITRSDSATIENHSGTMQRGMVLPFAPLSLTFSNIKYFVDMPQEMKTHDVVGDRLELLKCVSGSFRPGVLTALMGVSGAGKTTLMDVLAGRKTSGYIEGNISISGYPKKQETFARVSGYCEQNDIHSPQVTVYESLVFSAWLRLPSDVDLNTRKMFIEEVMELVELKPLRNALVGLPGVNGLSTEQRKRLTIAVELVANPSIIFMDEPTSGLDARAAAIVMRTVRNTVDTGRTVVCTIHQPSIDIFEAFDELFLMKRGGEEIYVGPLGHHSSELIKYFEGIHGVKKIKDGYNPATWMLEVTTISQEEILGVDFSDLYKKSELYQRNKALIQELSEPSVGSTDLHFRNQYSQSFFMQCLACLWKQNLSYWRNPAYNAVRLFFTTIIALIFGTIFWDLGGKMGQSQDLFNAMGSMYAAVMFIGVLNATSVQPVVSVERTVFYRERAAGMYSALPYAFGQVTIELPYTLTQATVYGIIVYSMIGFEWTVAKFFWYLFFMYFTFLYFTFYGMMAVGLTPSYHVASIVSSAFYGIWNLFSGFIIPRPKVPIWWKWYCWACPVAWTLYGLVVSQFGDITMPMDNGVPVNVFVENYFGFKHSWLGVVAAVVMAFTIFFASLFGFAIMKLNFQRR; encoded by the exons ATGGACGCGGCGGCGGAGCTCCAGAAGGTGGCGAGCATGCGCCGCGACAGCGGCGGCTCCAGGTCGGGCTCCTCCGCGTGGTGGCGCGCGCCCGACGCGTTCTCGCGCTCCTCCTCGCggatggaggaggacgacgaggaggcgcTGCGGTGGGCCGCGCTCGAGAGGCTGCCCACCTGCGACCGCGTCCGCCGCGCCATCCTCCCGCTCGGCGGCAACGGagacggccacggccacggcggcGGGGATGCCGCCACGCAGGTGGTGGACGTGCTCGGCCTCGGCCCGCGGGAGAGGCGCGCCCTCCTGGAGCGCCTCGTGCGCGTCGCCGACGAGGACAACGAGCGCTTCCTGCTCAAGCTCAAGGAACGCGTCGAACG GGTGGGGATCGACATGCCCACGATCGAGGTGCGGTTCAAGCACCTAAGGGCGGAGGCGGACGTGCGCGTCGGCACCAGCGGGCTCCCCACCGTcctcaactccatcaccaacaaGCTCGAGGAGGTCGCCAACGCGCTGCACGTGCGCCGCAGCCGCAAGCAGGCGATGCCTATCCTGCACGACGTCAGCGGCATCGTCAAGCCCCGCAG AATGACTCTGCTGTTAGGTCCGCCCGGGTCAGGGAAAACCACCTTGCTGCTCGCCTTGGCCGGGAGGCTCGACAAAGACCTCAAG GTTTCAGGCAAAGTGACCTACAATGGGCATGAAATGGATGAGTTTGTGCCGGAGAGGACAGCCGCATATATCAGCCAGCACGACCTTCATATCGGAGAGATGACTGTTAGAGAGACGCTAGAATTCTCTGCACGTTGTCAAGGTGTTGGCACTCGCTTTG ATATGTTGACTGAGCTTTCAAGGCGGGAGAAGGTGGGAAATATCAAGCCTGATGCTGATATCGATGCATTCATGAAG GCTTGTGCAATGCGAGGACAGGAAGCTAATGTGATCTCTGACTATATATTGAAG ATATTAGGATTAGAAATATGTGCTGACACGATGGTGGGAGATGACATGTTGAGGGGCATCTCTGGTGGACAACGGAAGCGTGTCACAACAG GAGAGATGCTTGTTGGTCCGGCCAATGCACTATTCATGGATGAAATTTCGACTGGGCTTGACAGCTCCACTACGTTCCAGATTATAAAGTCGCTTAGACAGGCAATCCACATCCTCGGTGGCACAGCTCTCATCTCCTTGTTACAGCCTGCACCCGAGACATATGATCTTTTTGATGACATCATACTCCTCTCGGACGGGCAGATTGTGTATCAGGGGCCCCGAGAAAGCGTGCTTGAATTCTTCTTGTCTCTTGGGTTCAAGTGTCCTGAGAGGAAGGGTGTGGCTGACTTTTTGCAAGAA GTGACTTCTAGGAAAGATCAAAAGCAATACTGGGTGTGGCATGACAAGCCATACCGATATGTTTCGGTTAAGGAATTTGCAACTGCATTCCAGTGTTTCCATGTTGGGAGAGCCATTGCAAATGAGCTAGCCATTCCTTTCGACAAAAGCAAAAACCATCCTGCTGCTCTGACCACCTCAAAGTATGGTGTCAGTGCCTGGGAGCTGTTTAAAGCAAACATCGATCGAGAAATGTTGCTTATGAAGAGGAATTCCTTTGTCTACATCTTCAGAACTTTGCAG TTGATGACGGTGTCCATAATTGCAATGACTCTCTTCTTTCGTACCAAGATGCACCGTGACTCGGTGACTGATGGTGGTATCTACTTGGGAGCACTCTTCTTTGCAGTGATCATGATCATGTTCAATGGATTGTCTGAGCTTGCACTCACCATCATTAAGCTACCAGTGTTCTTCAAGCAGAGAGATCTCCTCTTCTTTCCGGCATGGGCCTACACAATACCCACATGGATCCTCAAGATCCCAATATCTTTTGTTGAGGTTGGTGGGTTTGTTTTCATGGCATACTATGTCATCGGGATTGACCCAAATGTAGGCAG GTTCTTCAAACAATATCTCCTTTTGTTAGCACTCAATCAGATGGCAGCATCACTATTCCGATTTGTTGGTGGGGCAGCAAGGAACATGATTGTTGCAAATGTCTTTGGATCATTCATGCtactaatatttatggtgttggGTGGATTTATCCTAGTAAGAG ATAAAGTGAAGAAGTGGTGGATATGGGGCTACTGGATCTCCCCATTGATGTATGCGCAGAATGCTATCTCCGTAAATGAGATGCTAGGGCACAGCTGGGACAAAATTTTGAATAGCTCCGTGTCTTATGAGACCCTAGGTGTGCAATCCCTTAAGTCCCGTGGAGTCTTCCCAGAAGCAAAGTGGTATTGGATCGGCTTAGGCGCATTGCTTGGATTTGTCATGCTcttcaattgtctctttacgctTGCCCTAGCGTACCTGAAGC CATATGGCAAGTCCCATCCATCGATATCTGAAGAAGAACTGAATGAGAAGTATGCAAACCTCAATGGTAATGTTGTGGCTGAAGATAACTTGCCACCAGGAAGTAGCTATCTAGCAGCAGTCGACATCACTAGATCCGATTCAGCAACTATTGAAAATCATTCTGGTACTATGCAAAGGGGTATGGTTCTTCCATTTGCCCCACTTTCACTGACTTTTAGTAACATCAAGTACTTTGTTGACATGCCCCAG GAGATGAAAACACATGATGTAGTCGGGGACCGGTTAGAGCTCCTCAAATGTGTTAGTGGATCTTTTAGACCAGGAGTGCTGACCGCACTGATGGGCGTTAGTGGTGCTGGCAAGACAACTCTAATGGATGTGTTGGCTGGGAGAAAGACCAGTGGTTACATTGAAGGAAATATTAGCATTTCAGGATACCCAAAGAAACAAGAGACCTTTGCACGTGTATCAGGATATTGTGAGCAAAATGATATCCACTCGCCACAGGTGACAGTCTATGAGTCACTTGTTTTCTCAGCGTGGCTCCGCCTTCCTAGTGATGTAGATTTAAACACCAGAAAG ATGTTCATTGAGGAGGTCATGGAGCTTGTGGAGCtcaagccattgagaaatgctttGGTTGGTCTTCCTGGTGTGAATGGTCTGTCAACTGAGCAGAGGAAAAGATTGACCATTGCTGTGGAGCTGGTTGCAAATCCCTCAATCATTTTCATGGATGAGCCAACCTCTGGTCTTGATGCCCGAGCAGCTGCAATTGTTATGAGAACAGTGAGGAATACTGTTGATACAGGTAGAACTGTAGTCTGCACGATTCATCAGCCTAGCATTGACATATTTGAAGCCTTCGATGAG CTTTTTCTTATGAagcgaggaggagaggagatCTATGTTGGTCCACTAGGCCATCATTCTTCCGAGCTGATTAAGTATTTTGAG GGAATTCACGGAGTCAAGAAAATTAAAGATGGCTACAATCCAGCAACATGGATGTTAGAAGTAACAACAATCTCACAAGAAGAGATACTAGGTGTTGATTTTAGTGACCTGTACAAGAAATCTGAATTATATCA GAGGAACAAGGCCTTGATACAAGAGTTAAGCGAACCATCAGTAGGCTCAACTGACCTTCATTTCCGTAACCAGTACTCTCAGTCTTTCTTCATGCAATGCCTTGCTTGCTTGTGGAAGCAGAACTTGTCATATTGGAGGAACCCTGCTTATAATGCTGTTAGGCTATTTTTCACAACTATCATAGCACTTATCTTTGGCACCATCTTCTGGGACCTTGGTGGTAAAAT GGGTCAATCACAAGATTTATTCAACGCCATGGGGTCCATGTATGCTGCAGTGATGTTCATTGGTGTCTTGAATGCTACATCTGTCCAGCCAGTAGTCTCAGTGGAGCGAACTGTGTTTTACCGTGAAAGAGCTGCTGGCATGTACTCAGCTCTGCCATATGCATTTGGACAG gttaCCATTGAACTCCCATACACTCTGACTCAGGCCACCGTATACGGGATCATAGTGTACTCGATGATTGGGTTTGAATGGACAGTTGCCAAATTCTTCTGgtacctcttcttcatgtacTTCACCTTTCTCTATTTCACATTCTATGGCATGATGGCTGTGGGCTTGACGCCGAGCTACCATGTCGCGTCTATCGTCTCCTCGGCATTCTATGGCATTTGGAACCTCTTCTCTGGATTCATTATCCCTCGGCCG AAAGTCCCAATATGGTGGAAGTGGTACTGTTGGGCGTGCCCTGTGGCGTGGACGTTGTATGGGCTTGTTGTGTCTCAATTCGGGGACATCACGATGCCCATGGACAATGGTGTCCCCGTGAATGTGTTCGTGGAGAACTACTTCGGCTTCAAGCACAGCTGGTTGGGCGTGGTGGCCGCGGTGGTCATGGCGTTCACCATCTTCTTTGCTTCCTTGTTTGGCTTTGCCATCATGAAGCTCAACTTCCAGAGGAGGTAG